The Aeromicrobium sp. Leaf245 genome includes a region encoding these proteins:
- a CDS encoding DUF5703 family protein: MALRNATVEYEFWDFALPRTQSRSAVCRLLTDAAEFQGWELDRLRKDPSGRRTIRLRRKIIRVRATI, from the coding sequence GTGGCCCTGCGCAACGCGACGGTGGAGTACGAGTTCTGGGACTTCGCGCTGCCGCGGACGCAGTCGCGCTCGGCGGTCTGTCGGCTGCTCACCGACGCGGCCGAGTTCCAGGGCTGGGAGCTCGACCGGCTCCGCAAGGACCCCTCGGGGCGGCGCACCATCAGGCTGCGGCGCAAGATCATCCGCGTGCGCGCCACCATCTAA